TTGCTATCACTACCACCACCCAGGCCTGTCTCCCTGAGGACCGGCACCCACAAGACAGAATCTTACAACCACATATCTTACTTTTTGAGATGTGGGGTCTTGCCTGGAAGTGACAGCCCAGCTCAGAGCCACCGACATGTGCCTTCTCCACACTGGGTTTCTCTGCAACACAACTGAACCCGTGACCACGTCTCCAGTATGGACAGGGACTGGGTCGTCCATCATAAACAGCGTCTGCTTCCAGTGTGTGATGCTGCAAGATATGGGTGTGTGTGACCTGGAGGCTGAGCGAGGGCAGTCTCCACATGGCCCTCCGGGTGCTGACTCAGGCTCGTACTGGCTGTTACCCTCAACAGAACCCACATGGCCGGCAGTCTACCCTGAGGGCCTGGGGACACAAAGCTTGACTTTTCAGGCTAACTCAGGGGGCAGATACACCCCCAGCCCTGTGATCTAAAGGGACTCTATGGGATACACTGGGATCAAAGTTACGCTGGTGAGACAGATCCTGCCAATGTCAAACACAAGGCTGCTCCTGAGACCACTCAGATTCCAGGAGGTGTGGACGGCTCAACCTGGGTGGGCCAGAGGATGCGGAAGCTCAGGGCACACATGGTTGCACTAAAGGTCCTGTGTGGTGTCTGACTCCCCGGCCCGCCAGGAGGACAGCTGGGCACCCCCTTCCTGTGCCCTCGCCTAAGCTGCAGAGGCTGGTGATCTAGCTCCTGCCATTAAACTGTGGTGTACACAGATGGAATTAGGTCCAAGGAGTCGCTTTTGTGCCGGCTACAATGTGAGGACCACTGTcatatttgggggaaaatagTAAAACACTAGGATTCTGCACTGGGTTGCGTTGGAAACATCTCTGAGTTCTTCAGGCTCTGGCGTCCCTCAAACTCTCACTGTCCACAGGGGTGCCAGCAGTGAAGTGGAGGGCTCCTCAGGTCTCCAGTTTCTCCCTGACTCTGGTCACAGCCCTCACCCCAGACTGTGCCCCAGGTCACTGCTCCCTCCACGCCCCCAGACTCGGGGGTGGGTATAACCTGCCTCCAAGCTGCCCACCTGTACCGGGTGGCGGCACTAGAGAGGTTACCCCAGGACTCTTGCGACGGGGACCACATGCCAGGCCAGAGCATCAACTCTGCACGTCTACGCCCTCTCTGGAGCCGGGGTCCCCTCGTGGGGCCATCACGCTGGGGAGTCGGCGGGGCAGGTGCCAGGGCGGGGCAGGTGCCAGAGCGGGGCAGCCAACCCCACCCCAGTTCCAAAGGGACGGCCTGCTGGGCCCCGAAGGCGGCTCCACCGCCACGCGTGTCCAGGATGCTGGAGGGGAAATGTGTCCCAAAACTCAACCGCCCCCAAAACCGTCAGGCGAACCCCTACGTCCTGCGGAGGCGCTTTGGGTCGGACCATGAAGAGCTGCGGGTGCTCCTCGGGGGCGGGAAGACAGGGAGCTCCACCCGCTGGggctgttgggggtgggggtggggacgcCCCAGGCTGGGCCCAGAGTGGGGGCGAGACCCGGAAGGAGGCACACAGGCTGCGGTGTCTACACCACCCTGCGCCCCCACGCGCGCCGCCCCCACCCCACGCGCCCCATCCCCCCACGGCCGCCACGCCGCGTCCCGCCCCCTCCTGCGCGCCCCATCCCCGCGCCCGCCCCACCCTCCGCGCCCCCCACCCCGCACCCCGCGCCCGCCCCGCACACTCACGGGTGGAAGGGCCCGGTGCTGAGCACCTGCGGCGGCTGCCCCTCCTGCAGGCTCTGGAAGTGGACGCTAAACCAGGCCGTGAAGCCGTGCAGGGTCCCCGCCTTCCTGATGTCGAAGCAGAGCTCGCCCCTCAGGGTCTGGGTCAAGCAGACGACAAGGCACTCGTGGGCACCGCGTGGCCCGGGATGGGGCGGCCCCCTCCGCGCGCCCCGCGCAGACGCCGAACGCGTCAGGAACCGCAGAAAAGCCCCCCGCACTGGGAAACCACCCCCAAAACCCGCTTCGTGAGTGCAGACGCTTCAGTCAGACACGTTTCAAGCAACCTGAGCTTCTCGCGCCCAGCTTTCTGCCCCAGATTCCTGCAGAACCTTTTCGGCGCTCAGCTCTTCAAGTTAAGGCAAGTTAAGGCGTTGGAGAGCTCCAGGCTGGGCCTTTCCACAGCAGAACGAACTAAAAACCACAGCTGCGCCCGCGCCGCCCAGCCCATCTCCAGACGCGGCGCCAGCTGGGGCGCCAGGCAGGGCGGGGCGCGGGGAACCGCCCAGGCCCACGAGCGCCACCGCGCGGCCACAGACGGGGATTCGCGAGGGAATTTTAATAATTCTGCCATGAAGGGTGGCTAAAAACACGTGAAAAAAACTGTAATGCAAATACCATAATGAAAcgaaatataatttatttgattttgaaGATGCTGAGATTAAACATAAATCTAAAATGAAGACGCTAGAGAcatctataaagaaaatgatgtacCATATGAAAGAATCAAAATAGAacgtaaagaagaaaaagactggaaaaaatcAGTAGTAAACGTTTTACAAATTCACTTACTTGTATAATAAAATAGTTACTCACACCCCCAGCGCTCACTGAAGGCTTATGATAATCTGGTCTGAGTGTTTCATGGTCACTGATTATCTAATGTAAGGAGCAATTCATCTTTTTCTCACCTCTAGATCAGAAATTTGCACGGTTCTCATGTCCAACTGCAATATAGTGCACGGTTCAGAGAGACAGTCTTCTGGTTTCAAAATGTGGTTATACTTGGGCTTTGAAAAAAACTCCTTAATTGCTAAAGATCTAGGGGAAAAGGTCAAAGCAATTGTTGAGAGTCATTGCAAACATCTCAGGCTTCAAAACACACACGTGGGACCGCGGTGAGTGCTGTCTCTTCTGTGTCACCAGGATGCTAAGCCACCGTCTGGGGCCCTGGACccccagagcagccctgaggcCTCCAGAGGCCCTGGGTGCCTCCCCCTCTGAGAGGACCCAGACCCTACCCAGGCATCCAGAGCCTTCCCGAGCCTGACCTGGAGGCATTCAGGAGCCTGCGAGTCACTGGGCGCTTCCCTGTGACGTCTCATTCATGGGATCTGAGCACATGGAAACCAGCGCTCACCCCTCATAACCTAGAGGACAAAGGGAGTTGCAGCGTGTCTTGCCTAGTTTTAgaatctgatttcaaaatatcttttgtGGATTTTCTATTAACAgtaaatgaggccgggcgcggtggctcaagcctgtaatcccagcactttgggaggccgagacgggcggatcacgaggtcaggagatcgagaccatcctggctaacacagtgaaaccccgtctctactaaaaaaatacaaaaaactagccgggggaggcggcgggcgcctgtagtcccagctactcgggaggctgaggcaggagaatggcgtaaacccgggaggcggagcttgcagtgagctgagatcccgccactgcactccagcctgggcgtcagagcgagactccgtctcaaaaaaaaaaaaaaaaaaaagtaaatgaaagcgGTATTCCTGCTGTAGGTTACTCTATAATAAACGTAAGGAACTAGAAGAGCTGAGGTGGCCTGAGTGAATCTGAGTTTCAGGAGAAATACTTCCTGTTGTTACACAAATTCAACACAGAAACAGACACTAGACGCCACATGGCCCCCTGCGTGTCACCATTTGCCAACCCCCTTCACTGTTGCACTGGGCTTGTCAGTAAGTCACCTATTATTTAccacagaaatgttttaaaaaataagcaaagcagTAACTTCTGAAATAGCAAATAAAAGTGAATGTTTTAATAAAGATTCtactatatttacatatttctgattatttttctgataaaaaattacgaatttaaaaattggaaaaaatggacaagtacaaagaaaagtttaaattccCCATATGCTTGTCTTAgcattgatatttatttttatcccccatatttatataaatttaattatgcAAACTAACATCCATTCTGTATACATGGTTTATTCTGCCAAGTTTTACTGTCTCTTAAACCCTTTCTAAATATCATTACATATCCCTAAAAACCTatggtttcttttttaacagcTGTACCGCCATGCTCCACCAGATGGATATACAGCAATTCAACCACGTTCCACTGGATGGCCACTGGCTTCCAGTGCCGGGAGgaacactgaggtgggaggctctggCAGTGACTGGGGTGGGCGGCCTGATGTCAACCTCTAAGGCCCCGGCAGCCACACCTCCCTGCCACTGCCAGGCAAGTCCGGGCTACTATTTTAATGTACTCTTTGCTTGTCAGGTAGGGAAAACAGcatgtattttaatttgcattttaactacTAACAacattataatttttcatatatttattggtaattttatttattttttgtagttttcctgtTCACGTGATTGGGCTGTAATTCCATCTGGCTAGTCATCTCTTTCTCATTGATTCCGAGACCTGTCAGCACGTGATTTCTCTAATTACTTGTTTGATTTTACAGTAGTGTTTTTGCTGATTTCTACCACATAGACTGCCAGATTCTATATAGCAGTCCATCCACTGTTGCTGCTCATCTCTCCACCTAAGATGGTGCGCACAGGCCCCCATGGATGTCTGCCGTTGACACTGATTCCACGCAGAATTAAATTTTCACGTATGGCGTGAGAGAACAAGAGCTCATCAACTGCTCCAGAATAATTTGCTGACTCGGTCCTCGCTCCCTCCTAATTGTAATGCAACCTTTTTCACATACGAAAATTTTTGTTCCTTGCATTCTACCCTGCTCTGCTCATCTGTCTTTTCTTGTTATAGCACCACGCTGTTTTAATTACTCCAATGCTACAACAGATTGTCCTATCTGGGTGCACAGGTACCCTCATTTATCCGACCATGGTGTGTGATCTCCCAGGGCCTTGGCCCACCTGCAGACTGTGGACCAGGAGGCCCCACAAGACAGTGCCAGTCCCAGCTGTGGACACTTACTTGAGAGCGCTGAGGTTGAACTCGTATGCGTTGTCCCAGAAGAGCACCTTGCTACGATAGTCCTTATCAGCACTGCAGGGCACAAGGTGCAACGCGGCCATGGTGGGCCAAATGACCCCGTCCTCCTTCAGCCAGGCATCCCGGGCATACAGGATGGACTCGATCATGAACTCAAACTGCAGAGGAGTGAAAGACACACAGGAGACACATCACAGGCCCTGTGGCTGCACAGGCCTCTCACCACCACTTTCTAACACTAGTCCGAGAGTTCTACAGTTTTAGCCTCAAGAATATTCCTGCCTAAGCCAGTGTACCATGCGAGAGAACATCTCGAGGGTTTATTTTATGCCCACATGTAATAGTCACTGGTGCATCTCACAGCCTGGGTTTAAGTCACATAATTTCCCGTTAGAACTAAGAACTGGAGCGGAGCTAAAAGCAAGGACAAATCTTCACTCTTGTCCTGTCTCAGTCACTGAAGAGTTTGTAACTACCAGATTCTGAAAGAGCCCTGAAGTGTTGCAGGATCCCAactgttacataaaatatatttggtcTGTAGCATTCTCCGAATTTCCACAACCCTTTAAGTAGACTGAAACCACTCCTTAAGAAACCGAAAGCCACGTAGGCACGCCCTGGCCGTTCACATGGTCCGTTGGTCCACCTTGCATCCCTCAGAAGGTCCCAAGTCAAGAGAAGCACATCACATCTACGACTGAGGAACTGGGGACCCAGCACCCTCAAAGGCCAGGCCTTCTGTCTGAACCAGAACTTGCTTCTAACACAGAAAGGAATAGAGGGAGCACCAGCGAGTGGGGCCAAGGCCGGTGGCCCTGGCAAGCCACTTGGGAGCCTGCACTTCATCCTGTAGTTGACGAGAAACAACAGAAGTGTTTTGCTTCCCTTAAATAATCTCAAGCCAGTTTTATTATAGAAGTAATATATGTTTTGTatggaaaatgtagaaaaattatgaaggctcaaacaaaaataaaaatcacatattaACCCAGTACCCAGAAGGAACCAGTTATCACTCTGCAGCTTACCTTCAAGTATTTTTCTACACATGCACACGAAAAATAGATACATCTAATTTTTTAATCTCATGTTTTCAGTTATATAGTGAAACTGAGCTTTTTTGGTGTACAGTCTATGAACTTTAGCACTTGTGTGGATTTTGTCCTCACAACCACAGCCAGCATACACACAGCTCTGCCACCCCAAAACACTCTTCCCACTTTTCTCTCGTGGACAtgccctcccctgccccagcctctcaagccACCAATCTGGTCTCCATCCCCATGGTCTTGTCTTTTTGAGAATATCGTATAAATGGAACCAGAGAGTATATAACCTTTCAAGGCAAGCTTCTTTCACTCACTGTACTGTTTCTGGGGTTCCTCCAAATTACCTGTTTCAGTAACTGGCTCCTCTTCACTGCTCAGTGGTATTCCCGTGTGGATGCACCAGTTTATCCTTAAGGATTATCCTGATGAAGGACACtggggttgtttccagttttttttttttgcaattataaAGAGAGCTATTATCATCATTCacatacaggtttttgtgtgaacacagCTTGCATTTCTCTGGGTTGAATACGCAGGAGAGGGACTCCTGGGCATAAGGTGAGTGCACATACAACTCTATAAGAAAGCACTCACCTGTTTCCACAGTGGCATGAGCCCTCCAGCAATGCACGACTTTCAGCTGTTCCTCATCCTCGATGGCACTTGGTATTaccatcagattttttttttttttttttagtcatttttcAGTAGgtgtggtatctcactgtggctttaatgtgcatttccctgtggctaacaatgttgaatatcttttcatgtgtgtatTTGATATCTGTATATCCACTTTGGCAAGTTGGCTTGTTTTCTTCctgttgagttttgagatttCTCTGTATATTCAGAACATACACTGGATATAttctttgcaatattttctcctaatcttagcttgtcttttttattctcttagtatcATCCCTTTGTAGAGCAGTCGTTTTCagttttgatgaaattcaatgtATCAACATTTTCtgttatggatcatgcttttagAGTCGTATCTAAAAACTCTTTTCCCAAGTCCAGGTGATGAAGATGTTCTATGATTTTTTCAAGAAGCTTTATAGTTTCGTATTTTACACACCTAGATCTACAATCAACTTTAAGTTCAGCTGTGGATAAGGTGAGGTTGAGGTGTTGTTTTTCACATATGGATGACAACTATTCCAGTaacatttgctgaaaagactttttctccattgaattgatttttgttcctttgttaaaAAATCCATTGGCCGTATTTGTAGAGatctatttttcttctccattccaTTGACTCACATGTCTGTCccttcaccaataccac
The Piliocolobus tephrosceles isolate RC106 chromosome 19, ASM277652v3, whole genome shotgun sequence genome window above contains:
- the PRMT2 gene encoding protein arginine N-methyltransferase 2 is translated as MATSGDCPRSESQEEEPAECSEAGLLQEGVQPEEFVAIADYAATDETQLSFLRGEKILILRQTTADWWWGERAGCCGYIPANHVGKQVDEYDPEDTWQDEEYFGSYGTLVSFCVSFTPLQFEFMIESILYARDAWLKEDGVIWPTMAALHLVPCSADKDYRSKVLFWDNAYEFNLSALKSLAIKEFFSKPKYNHILKPEDCLSEPCTILQLDMRTVQISDLETLRGELCFDIRKAGTLHGFTAWFSVHFQSLQEGQPPQVLSTGPFHPITHWKQTLFMMDDPVPVHTGDVVTGSVVLQRNPVWRRHMSVALSWAVTSRQDPTSQKVGEKVFPIWR